Genomic segment of Nostoc sp. TCL240-02:
TCGGCAGCATTGGCATTAGTACTTGAGAGCAAAACAATAGCACCTAAGCCTAAAGCTACTGTTTGACTGAGTAATTTAGTGATTTTACTATTGTTTAATCGATTTAAAATTTGAGAAATCTGCATTTTGTCGAACTTCCTTATGGTGTGGAGCGTACATAGTCCTAGAGATACATAATTAGGGGTGCACATTTGTACGCCCCTATAGCCAATTTAATTTATTTGTTGCAAAAATTTTTGAAAATGATGTTATCAAAGTTGTTCGTTAGGCGAAGCTGCATGAGGTAGTATTGACTTCTCCTCGTCTAAGGTTGGTGCAGGTATGCCTAAATGCTTCCTTGCAGATTCTTCAGCTAGCTGTCGGTCTTGAGCGTTATCGAACTGACTCTCATCTAATAAATGAGGGTTTTTTGCCGCTTCATCTCGGCTTGGTTTATAGCCATTTTTCCACCTGTACTTCCAGTCCATAACTTCAAAGGCAGATATACTGCAATTTTATTTCCTAGTTCTTCATAGTAGATGCTTAATGGAAGATGACACTCCTGCTATAGGTTGAAGAGGCTCATTCTGAGGGTACAAATTTTACATCATCTTAAAGTAGGAATACTCTATTGGCAAGATTAGCTAAATTAGCACGCTGAGAACAAGTTATGAAAAGACATCGTAAGTATGATAACTATGGTGATTATGGTGATCGCTGCTGCAATATATTATTAGACATCTGGTGAAATGATCTAAGGGTGAACGGTCGTACCCTACGGGAAGGCAGAGCCTACGCCCCTACTAAGGATTTCGGGCAACGCAGAATTAATTGTCACCAGATGTCTATTATATTTTCAGATTTTCCGCTCCCTGAGTAACTTTAGCAGAGTCAATGCGATCGCCTACCTGAATCTTGTTCACTACATCAAAGCCTTGAGTGACATGACCAAATACGGCATAATCGCCATCTAAGAACCCTAAATCCGCTAAAGCAAAGTAAAATTGAGCAGAAGCAGAATCTAGTGATTGCGGTGATCGCGCCATCGCCACTGCACCTTGTTTATGGGGCAACACGACAGGTTGAGCGGTAGCATCAAATGGTTTATTGTAAATTGGAGTATCCGAACCTTTCGGTTTAACTTCTAAAGGTATGTAGCGAGCATTTCCCGTTTTTGGGTCAATATAGCTACCAGTTCCCAATTGAGATACTGGAACTTTTGGATCTTTGCTTTGAGGATCGCCCCCTTGAACCACAAATGGTTGAGGTTCGTGTACAACTCGATGAAAAGTTAAACCATCGTACACACCTTTTTGCACTAAATCTACGAAGTTGCCAGCTGTAATAGGAGCATTAGTACCATCTACTTCGATAGTAATCGGCTGGCCTTTAACCGTCATCACCACAGTAGCCTTACCTTCGAGGCGTGGTAAATATGCTATTCCCGGAATAGTTTCATTAGTAGTTTTGGAAGCCTTAGTTGAATTAGTTTTAGCTGGACTATTAGTGGAAGCAGAAGTTGTTGGACTATACTCAACCTCAGTGCTCTGAGGATTTTCACTTGGTCGAAAAATCTGTTGGCTTGAGTAAATTCCAAATGCAAGACTCACGGCGACAGCAATACCGCCAAATACCATCAACGGAGGAAAATTTCTACTAGAAGTAGGAACAGAGGTTTTCTGAGTATTTACTGCTGGCTGAGAGTTTCTGAAACTAAGAGTTTCAGAGCTACGTTCTTGTTGCCTGATAGGAGTAGCAATCTCTACCGGGGCAATTGTTTGTTGGCTTGGTGAAAGCTCTGGTGGTAAAGTAGCTTCTAACGGTTCAACAGTAGTTAATTGCTGAGATTGAATTAGTTTTGTCTCTCTTTGCCTAACAATTTTTTCTTCGATTCGTGCTACTTCTTCATCCCCAAGTTCTAAAATTTGCTGATATCGCTTTAATTCCTCACGAATCTCCTCATTAAACGGATACTCATGCTCAATTGTTTGAATTAGAGCTTGTTCATACTGTTGTAACTTTTGCAGGTAGGCTTCAGTCTGAGCCTTAATTCGATTTTCAATTGGAGCAATATTTTCATCTTTTAGTTCTAATATTTGCTGTTCTTGCCGCAGTTGATTACGTTGCGCTGTATTCAAGGGATACTGCTGCTGTGTTGCTCTAGTAAATATCTGTTCATACTGTTGTAATTTTTGCAGGTAGGCTTCAACCTCAACAGTAATTCGAGCTTCAATGGAAGCTATATCTTCATTTTGTAGTGTTAATTTTTGCTGCTCTTGACGCAGTTGATTACGCTGTGTTGTACTCAAGGGATACTGCTGTGTTGCTTTTATAAAAGCTTGTTCATACTGTTGTAACTTTTGCAGGTAAACTTCAATCTGACCAGTAATTCTGCTTTCAATTAAAGCAATATCTTCATCTTTTAGACTTAATTTTTGCTGTTTTTGTCGTAGTTCATTACGCTTTACTTCACCAAGAGGATACTGCTGCTGTGTTACTCTAGTAAATATCTGTTCATATTGCTGCAAATTTTGTCGATATGCTTCTATTTCAGCAATAATGCGGCTTTCAATTAAAGCTAAATCTTGATCAGTAATTTGCCATTGACGCTGCATTTGCTTCAATTGTTCGCTAGTACTTTGACTAACAGGATACTCTTGTCGCATTGCTTTAGCTAACAACTGCCTATACTGTTGTAGATGCTGTTTATAAACTTCAATTTGTGCAGTGATTTGTGTCTCAATTGGCATGGTATCCTCATTCCTCAGCCCTAAAATTTGCTGAAGATTCAGACGTAGCATATTGATATCATCTTCGCTGAGAGCTACTTGCTGCTGGAGTGCTTCTGTGAAGTCTCTTTCATATCGCTGTAACTTTTCTCGAAATTCTTGACGAGCAGCTGCTAACATTTCATCTTCAATTGCAGTTGCTTCTATTTCGGATAGTCCCAAGCGATTCCTGAGTGCATCTAAAATCTTGCGACCTACAAAAGTAACATCTCCACGATTACTGTATCGCGCTACTTCTTTGCGATACTTCTGCTTGGGATCACCTTGCGGAACTTTTGTAAGTCGAATCTTAAAGCCTTCTCTACTCGTGTAGATTTCTGGCTTCATCGTCGGCTGTATTTCTCTAATTTTTCTGCTGGCATACTCATGCAACTCGTCAATTGACACAACCCCATCTTCATCTAAGTCAGCTGCACCTGTTGTAATTCCTTCTATCAAATAACGGGTATAAATTGAGAGGTCTGACCCCTGCTGCTCAAAGGAATATTGAGTTGAACTAGATGATGTGAGAACAGCCCGTCCCTCTCCTCCTAATTGCTCACGGATATTTACACTGCCGTCATCCTTTGCTGATAAACCCTCAGCAAAAGCACCACTAAAGCAACTATCCAAAATGACAACTTGACGCTTAGAACGGCTGCGACTCATGCTTTCATGGACAACACTGGCTGCTACTGCTGATGAGCGAATTAAATCTCCTCTGGGAGTTTTGCGTGTGGTGCGGGTTGCTAAGAAAAGTCTGCCTGTGTCATCTTTAATGCCATGACCAGAGAAAAAGAGAACTAACAAATCCTCTTTTTGACGATGGGCAAATAGATTTTCGATAGCTTCTTCCATATCTTGGCGCTGTGGATTTTTTAGCACCATAATATCTGTCTCAGTAAAGCCGCCCATTTCTGGGTGTAACAGCACTTGCTGCATCGCTTCAACATCTTTGACAGCAGCAGGTAGCGGGTTTAACCCAGGCTCATATTCACTCACCCCAATCAGCAATGCTACTTTTGCCATTTGAAATACTCTACCCTGCTACGAATTTCTGTGCTGCCTCAATTGCTGCTTCTAGCTCTTGCCGGCTGCTGGCTTTGACTTTCAGTTTCTTGCCATTAGCCTCAATTTCTAGTTCAATAGTTTTGCTGCCAAGGCGATCGCTTAAAAATCCCATCAATGCTTTAATATTCTTGGCATTCACCTGTGCTGTTAGCCAACCTACAGCCAGCCCTGTAAATGACTTGCTCCCTGCTGGCGCTTCTGCTTCACGAAAAAGACTAGCATCTTCCACTTCATCCAGTTCCAACATCTGTTGTAATAGTCTCTGCGTTTCAGCTTGCAGTTCATCGTCATCTAAACCAGGCTCTCGCAGGGCGATGTTAATCTGGACGTTGGATGTACTCGCCATTTTCAACCTCTAATTGTGGTTAATGCTTAAATTATCATAAGTATCTGATACAATCCAACTAGTAATAATTCCGGTCTGGATTGTCGAAAATAGGAATTTTAACAATTAACAATATATATAGATATATAGCGTGCTATGAGTAAGAAGCATACTGCAAAGTAAAAATAGATGCTATTGCTTACCACAGCAAACTAGGCTTGATTTTGATTTTCTCGATTAATTTAGCAATACGAGAGCGATCGCTGCTGGATGTCATATAAAATTTTACAGTTACCGAAAAGTTTTTGCCTTATTTGAGCGTCGGCTTTGTACTCTTCTCTACGAGACACCACAGGCGAACGGGATCTTTTTATGTGCAACTGTGATTTTTAATCGTCAAGTATATTTGCTGATTACTTTATCAAAAAGTCTAATTACTTTCTCGAAAAGCCTGTTTACTTTCTCAAAATACTTAAATGCTTTCTCAAAAGCTTTAAATGCTTTCTCAAAATGCCATTTGACTTACTCCTTTTAGTATTTTCCACAAGCAAAATGACGTTTGACTTTCTCAAACCCCAGTTTACTTACTTATTTAAGTGTTTTCCGCAAGCAAAATGACATTTCACTTTCTCAAACCCCAGTTTGCTTACTCATTTAAGTGTTTTCCGCAA
This window contains:
- a CDS encoding bromodomain-containing protein, producing the protein MDWKYRWKNGYKPSRDEAAKNPHLLDESQFDNAQDRQLAEESARKHLGIPAPTLDEEKSILPHAASPNEQL
- a CDS encoding peptidylprolyl isomerase gives rise to the protein MVFGGIAVAVSLAFGIYSSQQIFRPSENPQSTEVEYSPTTSASTNSPAKTNSTKASKTTNETIPGIAYLPRLEGKATVVMTVKGQPITIEVDGTNAPITAGNFVDLVQKGVYDGLTFHRVVHEPQPFVVQGGDPQSKDPKVPVSQLGTGSYIDPKTGNARYIPLEVKPKGSDTPIYNKPFDATAQPVVLPHKQGAVAMARSPQSLDSASAQFYFALADLGFLDGDYAVFGHVTQGFDVVNKIQVGDRIDSAKVTQGAENLKI